A single genomic interval of Stenotrophomonas sp. ZAC14D1_NAIMI4_1 harbors:
- a CDS encoding phasin family protein, which produces MANAFADRFSDATRQLAAAATRANRLALENAESMFGVQLKAMERNLTATGGWLGELARSEDPAGLLPKGAQLWQDNLQRLGQAQQDVVDLGLQAGRAWSDLVQGQAHTTADATGNSH; this is translated from the coding sequence ATGGCCAACGCCTTCGCCGATCGTTTCAGTGATGCCACCCGCCAGCTGGCGGCTGCGGCAACGCGTGCGAACCGACTGGCGCTGGAAAATGCCGAGAGCATGTTCGGCGTGCAGCTGAAGGCGATGGAACGCAACCTGACCGCGACCGGCGGCTGGCTGGGCGAACTGGCCCGCAGCGAAGATCCGGCCGGGTTGCTGCCCAAGGGCGCACAGCTGTGGCAGGACAACCTGCAGCGGCTGGGCCAGGCCCAGCAGGACGTGGTCGATCTGGGCCTGCAGGCCGGTCGCGCCTGGTCCGACCTGGTGCAGGGCCAGGCACATACAACGGCGGACGCCACCGGCAACAGCCACTGA
- the msrB gene encoding peptide-methionine (R)-S-oxide reductase MsrB, producing the protein MPLTRRHLLGLGGLATAAGVLGLGACSRPATAAAENRPARQFPLMRSDAEWRRLLTPAQYAVLRQQATERAGSSPLDREHRQGTFTCAGCQQPLFSSSTKFESGTGWPSFWAPLHGAVGEDRDTTFGMLRVEAHCSRCGGHLGHVFNDGPRPTGLRYCMNGAALLFQPGAARQDSDGGWRVPLGSSPVSGA; encoded by the coding sequence ATGCCCCTCACCCGCCGCCACCTGCTGGGCCTGGGTGGTCTTGCCACCGCCGCTGGCGTGCTCGGCCTGGGCGCGTGCAGCCGCCCCGCCACGGCCGCCGCCGAGAACCGCCCGGCACGACAGTTCCCGCTGATGCGCAGCGACGCCGAATGGCGCCGGCTGCTGACCCCGGCGCAGTACGCGGTGCTGCGCCAGCAGGCCACCGAACGCGCCGGCAGCAGCCCGCTGGATCGGGAACACCGGCAGGGCACGTTCACCTGCGCCGGCTGCCAGCAGCCGCTGTTTTCCTCGTCCACCAAGTTTGAAAGCGGCACCGGCTGGCCCAGCTTCTGGGCACCGCTGCACGGCGCCGTCGGCGAGGACCGCGACACCACCTTCGGCATGTTGCGGGTGGAAGCGCACTGCAGCCGCTGCGGCGGCCACCTCGGCCATGTCTTCAACGATGGCCCGCGCCCGACCGGCCTGCGCTACTGCATGAACGGTGCCGCCCTGCTGTTCCAGCCCGGTGCGGCCCGGCAGGACAGCGACGGTGGCTGGCGCGTGCCGCTCGGTTCTTCCCCTGTTTCTGGAGCCTGA
- a CDS encoding response regulator transcription factor produces MSAKRVLIVEDDAHIADLLRMHLADEGYDVAHAATGDAGLRLLEQDGPWDALVLDVMLPGVDGLQICQRARAMARYVPIIIISARGSETQRIVGLELGADDYLAKPFSMPELVARVRALLRRAEAMAQNARIDAGAVEVGGLQLDPVARTASVDGSALELTPREFDLLLFFARHRDQVFARMELLNQVWGYQHDGYEHTVNTHINRLRSKIEGDPANPRRLLTVWGRGYKLVDPAGAAA; encoded by the coding sequence ATGTCCGCAAAACGCGTCCTGATCGTTGAAGACGATGCCCACATCGCCGACCTGCTGCGCATGCACCTGGCCGACGAGGGCTACGACGTCGCCCACGCCGCCACCGGCGATGCCGGCCTGCGCCTGCTGGAACAGGACGGCCCGTGGGACGCGCTGGTGCTGGACGTGATGCTGCCCGGCGTGGACGGCCTGCAGATCTGCCAGCGTGCCCGGGCGATGGCGCGCTACGTGCCGATCATCATCATCAGCGCACGCGGCAGTGAAACCCAGCGCATCGTCGGCCTGGAACTGGGTGCGGACGATTACCTGGCCAAGCCCTTCTCGATGCCCGAACTGGTGGCCCGCGTGCGTGCGCTGCTGCGCCGTGCCGAAGCCATGGCGCAGAACGCGCGCATCGATGCCGGTGCCGTGGAAGTGGGTGGCCTGCAGCTGGACCCGGTGGCGCGCACCGCCTCGGTCGATGGCAGCGCGCTGGAGCTGACCCCGCGTGAGTTCGACCTGCTGCTGTTCTTCGCCCGCCACCGCGACCAGGTGTTCGCGCGGATGGAACTGCTCAACCAGGTCTGGGGCTACCAGCACGATGGCTACGAGCACACGGTGAACACCCACATCAACCGCCTGCGCAGCAAGATCGAGGGCGACCCGGCAAACCCGCGCCGGCTGCTGACGGTGTGGGGTCGCGGCTACAAGCTGGTCGATCCGGCCGGGGCGGCGGCATGA
- a CDS encoding HAMP domain-containing sensor histidine kinase has protein sequence MITPNLWQKLAAVIAALMLMCCMALLALQMRASTRHEQEVVQRLSLGLAEHIAQRSELMDTSGMRDTAVRALFGQLMAVNPSVEVYLLDDQGRILGHDAPSGHLLRDRVDLAPLRHLLAGAPLPILGDDPRSTGGRKVFSVAPLVVQGRQAGYVYVVLVGEHRQMLADDLAASNQWNTTLWSVLLVGGLGLLAGLVAFYWVTRPLRRLTRRIQAFDIDAPTPLPAPVPLRSGERDELKILEHAHAQMAQRLGEQWQQLRQQDLQRRELVANISHDLRTPLSSLHGYLETLALKEATLSPDERRRYLGIALAQSAKVGRLARALFELARLEHGEVRLEWEVFALPELLQDVLQKFELAAQARGQHLHADFPPGLPLVRADLGLVERVLTNLLDNALRHAPEGGEVRVQLRAIEGSVEVSVADDGPGVAPALRAQLFQAPAALGARRGENGGLGLLIVQRIVQLHGRRIELRPSEAGALFVFALPRADHAAP, from the coding sequence ATGATCACGCCAAACCTGTGGCAGAAGCTGGCAGCGGTGATCGCCGCGCTGATGCTGATGTGCTGCATGGCCCTGCTGGCCCTGCAGATGCGTGCCAGTACCCGCCACGAACAGGAAGTGGTGCAGCGGCTGTCGCTGGGCCTGGCCGAACACATCGCCCAGCGCAGCGAGCTGATGGACACCAGCGGCATGCGCGATACCGCGGTGCGCGCGCTGTTCGGCCAGTTGATGGCGGTCAATCCCAGCGTGGAGGTCTACCTGCTGGACGACCAGGGCCGCATCCTCGGCCATGATGCGCCCAGCGGCCACCTGCTGCGCGACCGTGTCGACCTGGCGCCGCTGCGCCACCTGCTGGCCGGTGCGCCACTGCCGATCCTCGGCGATGACCCGCGCAGCACCGGCGGCCGCAAGGTGTTCAGCGTGGCCCCGCTGGTGGTGCAGGGTCGCCAGGCCGGCTACGTGTACGTGGTGCTGGTAGGCGAGCACCGGCAGATGCTGGCCGACGATCTGGCCGCCAGCAACCAGTGGAACACCACCCTGTGGTCGGTGCTGCTGGTGGGCGGGCTGGGCCTGCTGGCCGGGCTGGTGGCCTTCTACTGGGTCACCCGGCCGCTGCGCCGGCTGACCCGGCGCATCCAGGCCTTCGACATCGATGCACCCACGCCGTTGCCGGCGCCGGTGCCACTGCGCAGCGGCGAGCGCGATGAACTGAAGATCCTCGAGCATGCCCACGCGCAGATGGCGCAACGGCTGGGCGAACAATGGCAGCAGCTGCGCCAGCAGGACCTGCAGCGCCGCGAACTGGTGGCCAACATCTCCCACGACCTGCGCACGCCGCTGTCGTCGCTGCATGGCTACCTGGAAACGCTGGCGCTGAAGGAAGCCACGTTGTCGCCGGACGAACGCCGCCGCTACCTCGGCATCGCCCTGGCGCAGAGCGCGAAAGTGGGCCGCCTGGCCCGCGCGCTGTTCGAACTGGCGCGGCTGGAGCACGGCGAGGTACGCCTGGAATGGGAGGTGTTCGCGCTGCCGGAGCTGCTGCAGGACGTGCTGCAGAAGTTCGAGCTGGCGGCGCAGGCGCGCGGCCAGCACCTGCACGCGGATTTCCCGCCGGGCCTGCCGTTGGTGCGCGCCGATCTCGGCCTGGTCGAGCGGGTGCTGACCAACCTGCTCGACAACGCGCTGCGGCATGCGCCCGAGGGCGGAGAGGTGCGCGTGCAGCTGCGCGCCATTGAAGGCAGCGTCGAAGTGAGCGTGGCCGATGATGGCCCGGGCGTGGCGCCGGCGCTGCGCGCGCAGCTGTTCCAGGCGCCGGCGGCACTGGGGGCGCGACGTGGCGAGAACGGTGGGCTGGGCCTGCTGATCGTGCAGCGCATCGTGCAGCTGCACGGGCGCCGCATCGAACTGCGGCCGAGCGAGGCGGGGGCGCTGTTCGTGTTCGCCCTGCCGCGCGCCGACCACGCGGCGCCCTGA
- the queD gene encoding 6-carboxytetrahydropterin synthase QueD, protein MEIFKVFMLEAAHRLPNVPPGHKCARLHGHSFRVELKVEGEPGAQTGWIMDFGDVKAAFQPIYDRLDHHYLNDIPGLENPTSENLAVWIWNELKPVLPALSEITVHETCTSGCRYRGPTA, encoded by the coding sequence ATGGAAATCTTCAAAGTCTTCATGCTCGAGGCGGCCCACCGCCTGCCCAACGTGCCGCCGGGCCACAAATGCGCGCGCCTGCACGGCCATTCGTTCCGGGTGGAACTGAAGGTGGAAGGCGAGCCGGGTGCACAGACCGGCTGGATCATGGATTTCGGCGACGTCAAAGCCGCCTTCCAGCCGATCTACGACCGCCTGGACCACCACTACCTCAACGACATCCCCGGCCTGGAAAACCCGACCAGCGAGAACCTGGCGGTGTGGATCTGGAACGAGCTGAAGCCGGTGCTGCCCGCGCTGAGCGAGATCACCGTGCACGAAACCTGCACCTCCGGCTGCCGCTACCGCGGCCCGACCGCCTGA